A single genomic interval of Helicoverpa zea isolate HzStark_Cry1AcR chromosome 19, ilHelZeax1.1, whole genome shotgun sequence harbors:
- the LOC124639741 gene encoding glucose dehydrogenase [FAD, quinone]-like: protein MRNLHPAPILATATWVLFALLLPTDTQILNPVSSFMNFLNEGTRQLDNEPPDHSNMLTEYDFIIVGAGTAGCVLANRLTEIPEWKVLLIEAGANENYVMDIPIVANYLQFTSANWAYKTMPSSKYCAGFENQQCNWPRGKVVGGSSVLNYMIYTRGAKPDYDSWEAMGNEGWGWDDVLPYFKKIENFNIPSFDDEKYHGYNGHLNVEHAPFRTSKGKAWVKAAQEMGFKYGDYNGASPAGVSFLQLSMKNGTRHSASRAYLHPVSGRNNLHVSKNSMVTKLIFDDLNTKVIGVEFEKNNKKFKVLAKKEVILSAGAINSPQLLMLSGIGPKNHLESMRINVVKDLPVGYNLMDHIAAGGLQFVVRQQNLTLSTEYILNHLDLVFKWMRSHKGPLSIPGGCEALVFLDLKDKFNTTAWPDMELLFITGGLNSDPLLPRNFGFDNQIYSDTYGPLGKSDAFMVFPMLMRPKSKGRVMLRNKNPKAHPALYPNYFEYPEDLQKIVEGIKLSVEIARQPAMKKIGAKLYDVPIEDCLKHGPFGSDAYFACQAQMFTFTIYHQSGTCKMGVESDPSAVVSPRLKVHGLDGIRVIDASVMPEIVSSHTNAPVYMIAEKGADMIKSDWGKLR from the coding sequence aTGAGGAATTTGCACCCCGCGCCGATATTGGCGACGGCAACATGGGTACTCTTCGCCCTCCTGCTTCCGACAGACACACAGATCCTCAATCCCGTCTCTTCGTTCATGAACTTCCTGAACGAAGGCACCAGACAACTCGATAACGAACCACCCGACCACAGTAACATGTTGACTGAATACGACTTCATTATCGTTGGAGCAGGTACAGCAGGATGCGTACTTGCTAATCGATTAACTGAAATTCCAGAATGGAAAGTCCTACTTATAGAGGCTGGAGCAAACGAAAATTATGTCATGGATATTCCAATTGTAGCCAACTATCTTCAATTCACTTCAGCTAACTGGGCTTACAAAACAATGCCGTCCAGTAAATATTGTGCAGGATTTGAGAACCAACAGTGTAATTGGCCACGAGGAAAAGTAGTCGGAGGATCCAGTGTACTAAATTACATGATATACACTCGAGGAGCTAAGCCAGACTATGATAGTTGGGAAGCAATGGGCAATGAAGGTTGGGGGTGGGACGACGTACTCCCATATTTCAAGAAAATTGAAAACTTCAATATTCCATCATTTGATGACGAAAAGTATCACGGATACAACGGGCATCTAAATGTGGAGCATGCTCCATTTCGCACAAGCAAGGGCAAAGCTTGGGTCAAAGCAGCTCAGGAAATGGGTTTTAAATATGGAGACTATAATGGAGCCTCACCGGCGGGAGTCTCTTTTCTCCAACTTTCAATGAAAAATGGGACTCGTCATAGTGCTAGCCGAGCTTATCTTCACCCAGTCAGCGGTAGAAATAATCTTCATGTATCTAAAAATAGTATGGTCACTAAACTTATTTTTGATGATTTGAATACTAAAGTTATCGGcgttgaatttgaaaaaaataataagaaattcAAGGTGCTAGCCAAGAAAGAGGTGATTTTAAGTGCTGGTGCTATAAATTCTCCGCAACTGTTGATGTTGTCTGGTATTGGACCTAAAAACCATTTGGAGTCTATGAGAATAAATGTTGTGAAAGATTTACCGGTCGGATACAATTTGATGGATCACATAGCAGCCGGTGGACTTCAATTTGTAGTTAGACAACAAAATCTAACACTTTCAACTGAATACATACTCAACCATTTAGACTTAGTCTTTAAATGGATGAGATCACACAAAGGTCCGCTTTCAATCCCTGGCGGATGTGAAGCACTAGTATTCTTGGACTTAAAAGACAAGTTTAATACTACGGCTTGGCCGGACATGGAACTGCTCTTTATTACTGGAGGATTGAATTCAGATCCACTGTTGCCCCGAAATTTCGGCTTTGACAATCAAATCTACAGCGACACCTACGGACCCTTAGGTAAATCCGATGCCTTTATGGTATTCCCAATGTTAATGCGACCCAAATCAAAGGGAAGAGTTATGCTACGAAATAAGAACCCGAAAGCACACCCCGCTCTCTATCCGAACTATTTCGAATATCCAGAGGACTTGCAAAAAATAGTAGAAGGAATAAAATTGTCTGTAGAAATAGCAAGACAGCCTGCCATGAAAAAAATTGGTGCCAAACTGTATGATGTACCGATTGAAGACTGTTTGAAACATGGACCGTTCGGCAGCGATGCTTACTTTGCTTGCCAAGCACAAATGTTCACCTTTACTATTTACCATCAAAGTGGAACATGTAAGATGGGAGTGGAGAGTGATCCGTCGGCGGTAGTGAGCCCAAGGTTAAAAGTGCATGGTCTTGATGGCATTAGAGTAATTGACGCGAGTGTAATGCCGGAGATAGTATCAAGTCACACGAACGCTCCCGTGTACATGATCGCTGAAAAAGGAGCCGATATGATCAAAAGTGATTGGGGAAAACTAAGATAG
- the LOC124639737 gene encoding glucose dehydrogenase [FAD, quinone]-like translates to MQNHTKKIYFHIYLSTEQETVFQSEFSKAYFHTFQMSQRGKPILVIATCVLFTLLLPTNTKYVSPISSLLSFMRDETDQYDNEPPDRINLLSSYDFIVVGAGTAGCVLANRLTEIPDWKVLLIEAGANENYVMDIPILAAYLQFTSANWAYKTKPSNKYCAGFENQQCNWPRGKVVGGSSVLNYMIYTRGAKPDYDNWQAMGNDGWGWDDVLPYFKKVENYNIPAFDNEDYHGHSGYVNIEHAPFRTSKGKAWVKAAQEMGFKYGDHNGANPSGVSFLQLSMKNGTRHSSSRAYLHPINGRNNLHVSKGSMVTKLIFDNTNTKVIGVEFEKQNRRYKVLAKKEVILSAGAINSPQLLMLSGIGPKSHLESMKIKVVQDLPVGYNLMDHVAAGGVQFVVQKQNSSFSSESILSNIGLVFQWMTTHKGPLSVPGGCESLVFMNLNDKFNSSSWPDMELLFIAGGLNSDPLLRRNFGFNEQIYSDTYGPLGKSDTFMIFPMLLRPKSKGRVMLQSRNPKEYPALVPNYFDYDEDLQKIVEGIKVAVDISKQPAMRKIGAKIYDVPIKDCLKYGPFGSDAYYACQAKMFTFTIYHLSGTCKMGHKNDSTAVVSPRLKVHGVEGIRVIDASIMPDIVSGHTNAPVYMIAEKGADMIKSDWGKL, encoded by the coding sequence ATGCAAAACCAtacaaaaaagatttattttcatatttacctATCAACAGAGCAAGAAACAGTTTTCCAATCTGAATTTTCAAAAGCATATTTCCATACTTTTCAGATGTCCCAACGCGGAAAGCCAATTTTGGTAATAGCAACATGCGTGCTATTTACTCTTCTCCTTCCAACGAACACAAAATACGTCAGTCCTATTTCATCACTTTTAAGTTTTATGAGGGACGAAACAGATCAGTATGACAATGAGCCACCCGACCGAATAAACTTACTTTCTTCATACGACTTCATAGTCGTAGGCGCCGGCACTGCAGGATGCGTGCTAGCAAACAGACTTACAGAAATACCAGATTGGAAAGTACTACTCATTGAAGCTGGAGCCAACGAAAACTATGTAATGGACATACCCATTCTAGCAGCCTATCTACAATTTACCTCCGCCAACTGGGCTTACAAAACGAAGCCATCCAATAAGTACTGTGCAGGATTTGAGAACCAACAATGTAATTGGCCACGAGGGAAAGTAGTCGGAGGATCCAGTGTATTAAATTATATGATATACACACGAGGAGCTAAGCCAGACTACGATAATTGGCAAGCTATGGGAAATGACGGCTGGGGATGGGATGACGTGCTTCCGTACTTCAAAAAAGTTGAAAATTACAATATTCCAGCCTTCGATAACGAGGATTATCATGGACATAGTGGATACGTCAATATTGAGCATGCACCCTTTCGAACCAGCAAAGGGAAAGCCTGGGTCAAAGCAGCTCAAGAAATGGGTTTCAAATATGGCGATCACAATGGTGCCAATCCATCTGGAGTATCTTTTCTTCAACTGTCAATGAAAAACGGAACGAGGCATAGTTCTAGCAGAGCTTATTTGCATCCAATAAATGGGAGAAATAATCTTCATGTATCCAAAGGCAGTATGGTTACTAAACTTATTTTTGACAACACTAATACCAAAGTTATTGGAGTAgaatttgaaaaacaaaacagaagGTACAAAGTCTTAGCTAAAAAAGAAGTAATTTTATCTGCTGGAGCTATAAATTCTCCACAACTGTTAATGTTATCCGGCATTGGCCCAAAAAGTCATTTGGAGTCCATGAAAATCAAAGTTGTACAAGATTTACCCGTCGGATATAATTTAATGGATCATGTTGCGGCTGGTGGAGTACAATTTGTTGtgcaaaaacaaaattcaaGTTTTTCGTCAGAATCAATTTTAAGCAATATCGGTTTGGTATTTCAATGGATGACAACCCACAAAGGTCCACTGTCCGTCCCTGGAGGATGCGAAAGTCTTGTTTTCATGAATTTAAACGACAAGTTTAATTCTTCAAGTTGGCCAGACATGGAATTGCTCTTCATTGCTGGTGGATTGAATTCAGACCCACTTTTACGTCGAAATTTCGGGTTTAACGAACAAATCTATTCTGACACGTACGGTCCTTTAGGTAAATCCGATACTTTCATGATCTTCCCCATGTTGCTGCGTCCAAAGTCAAAAGGACGAGTCATGCTACAGAGCAGAAATCCCAAAGAATATCCGGCACTAGTACCAAATTACTTTGATTATGACGAAGACTTGCAGAAAATCGTAGAAGGAATAAAAGTAGCTGTAGACATTTCGAAGCAACCCGCGATGAGAAAAATTGGTGCGAAAATATATGACGTACCGATCAAGGATTGTTTGAAATATGGGCCATTTGGTAGCGACGCGTATTATGCTTGTCAAGCAAAGATGTTTACTTTTACGATATACCACCTCAGCGGAACATGTAAGATGGGACATAAGAACGATTCGACGGCTGTAGTCAGTCCGAGACTAAAAGTTCACGGCGTTGAAGGAATAAGGGTGATCGATGCAAGCATTATGCCTGATATAGTATCTGGCCATACAAATGCTCCAGTTTACATGATTGCTGAGAAAGGAGCGGATATGATCAAAAGCGATTGGGGAAAATTATGA